The Wolbachia endosymbiont of Spodoptera picta genome segment ACTAAAGAAGAGAAAAATAGTAAACCAAAGTAATAGCGTCCTGCAATTACTGATTCATTTGTTGAGTTGTAAGTAATCAGAGGGTATGTACTAATAGTTAGAAGCTCGTAAAAGACAAATGTAGTGAGCAAATCTCCAGAAAAAGCAATAAACATTGCACAGCTAATCGCTATTGAAAAAAAGCATAGAAAACTCGAGTAGTTACTATCAGCATAGTTATTTCGCATATAACATATTGCATACATACTGGTTAGTACCCACAAAAATGATATTAATAAACTGAATATTGCCCCACTAGACTCTAACTTTAAACTAATATGCAAATTATTACCAAAGTCCATGAGAATAAATTGAGAATGATCACCATACACCAAATATAAAGTGCATAGAGATGTATACGCAAATAGAAGCATAGAAGAAACAACAGTAATGCTATTGTTCAATCTGGGCCATTTACTAGTAAAAGAAATAGCTAATGCACTTAAAAGTGGAATCAACGCAGTAATTAACAAATAATTCTCAGTAATAAAAAGTGGCAAGGAAAGAGATATTAAAACAAAATCCATTAAGTAATTCATCTTTCTGTTTAGGTAAAGCTAAAATTATATTCAAGTTATAGAGAATTTGCTATTTTTTAGTTGTATATCGGAAGTGTTAAATAAACCATACGCATCAAGTTAAGAAAAAGTGGCGTAAGGAAGAAAGGAAATAGGAAAAAACTATTTTATATATTAAATAATAAAGTTAGTAATTTATAGATCTTTCTAAAAAATTATCTTATCCTAGATAAGAATTTCCTAAAAAAATAAATGTAACAAATAAAATGCTAATCTTAAATATTGCTATGTTTCACGATAGCTTCTTAATTTGGCACGTATGGTTTGTTAAACACTTCCAGAATTACTCAAAACCGCTACAGACTATATCTTTCTGTATAATCTTTAAATGCACCTCTATTGGAGTCAAAATGTAGCTTCACACTGCCAATAGGCCCGTTTCTTTGTTTTGCAATGATCAGCTCTGCAATATTTCTAATTTTCTCCATTTTCTCTTGCCACTCTCGATGTTTATTACTTCCTTCATTTGGTTGCTTTCTTAATTCATAATATTCTTCTCTATAGAGGAACATTACTATATCCGCATCCTGCTCTATGCTTCCTGAATCACGTAAATCAGAAAGTTGTGGTTTTTTATCATCCCTTTGCTCAACAGAACGAGAGAGCTGTGATAGTGCAACAATGGGAATATTTAGTTCCTTTGCAATTGCTTTTAAACCCTGCGTCACTTCTGAGATTTCTTGCACTCTATTTTCACTACTCCTTTTTGTTGTTCCTCGAATTAACTGCAGATAATCGATAAAGACCACCTCTACATTATATAGTTGATAGAGAAGACGTATTCTGGTACGAAGAGCACTAATTGATAATGCAGGAGTGTCATCTATGATGAAAGGTAATTCGGATAGATCTGTACTAGCATTAATGAATTCGTGTAATTCAAAATCACTAATTCTCCCAGTCAGTGCCTTATAATAACCAATGCCTGAATCTATAGTAATCAATCTTGCAGTCAATTGCTCTGCTGACATTTCAAGTGAGAAAAACGCTACGTAGTGTTGTTTATCTGTTCTTTTTTGCAAAATCTTACAAGCATTAAGTGCGATGTTCAGCGCCAATGCTGTCTTTCCCATTGAGGGCCTTGCAGCTATAATTAACAGATCAGATTTCTGCAAACCACCAAGGAGCTGGTTTAGGTCTTGAAGTCCGGTTGTAATACCTAGAGCCTCTGGGTTATTCTTCAGCTTGCTGATCTTCTCAACCACATCTTTAATTGAACTTGCAAGCTTTATATATGTCTTATCACCTTGCTTTTTTACTACTAAGTTGAACAACTTTGTCATTGCCTGCTCAATTTGTACCTGTGCAGGATTTTCAATGTTGTAGTTGTAACTATCGTCAACTATCTCCTGCCCGAGCTTGATTAAGCATCTCCTTAAATAAGTATCACGGATTATTCTGGTCAAGCTATAGATATCAAGCGCAATGCTTGCCTTTGCTGCAAGTTTTGCTAGGTACTCAACTCCACCACATTCGGCAAATGCTTTATCATTTTCAAAAAACATCTTAAGGCTTAGTTCATTGGCAACTATGCCGTGTTTTCTGGTTTTAGATATCTGGGTAAAAATGCTTTGATGTAGTGGATCATAGAAATTGTCTGCTGCAATTATATCTTCAACTGCATCACAAATTCTATTATCACGAATCATTGCACCAATGAGCATTTGCTCTGCTTCTAAATTGTGTGGCAATTTACATATTTCTTCTCTTGAATCAATAAGATTAGCTAATTCATTCATTTTAAGTTTTCAGAGTAATGATTGATTATTGTAGAATATTCAGTCCTTACTTAAAAGATAAAAAATTTGACTAATCTTGTGTTGCTTATAGCATTAAAGTAGGCCCCTGTGGTGGAATGGTAGACACGGCAGACTCAAAATCTGTTGCTTGCAAAAGCATGCTGGTTCAAGTCCGGCCAGGGGCACTCAAACATTGGAAAATGCATATATGTTACATAAAATTTTTAATCGTTTATTTTCCATTCTTTCTTCTATAAATGCTATTCAAAAAGTGAAAAAGGATGATAATGGAATATGCTATGTAACGGGACTTAGACGCTATTTGTCAGTGCTGCTTGATTTAATCATCATCGTTTTATTTTTACAGTTTTGCGGTCAGACCTTAAATCAACTCTTCATGAGCTCAGAGAGCAGTAAAATATTAGGCCAAATTGCTGCAAAATATCAAATGCAGGTACCACTATCTGCAGAGGAAACAGCAATGCAGAGTAAGCTAATCAAGTTACTAGTTCTAAATCAGATAGTTCAATTTATTATGCTTTTTAGTTATGTAGCATATATGTGGATAAGATTTGGTGCTACACCTGGAAAGTTATTACTTGGACTCAGAGTTGTAAATGCACAAACTTTTGAAAAATTGACTCTAAAACAAGCAATAAAGAGGTTTTTTTCCTTTATATTGTCAACTGCACCACTATTCTTAGGTTTCATATGGGCAAGCTTCGACAAACGTTGCCAAACTTGGCATGATAAGATTGCAAATACGGTGGTTGTCACAAATAAGAGTCTTAAGCCTGATAAAATGAAATAGTAGGTAAAAAATATGCCAAGTATTACTCATGGTCAAAGTATGGATTCTATTAGCGATAGTATTGTACATATTGGTGGTAATGAAATAAAAGAATGCGCAATTGAAGCGCTAGAACCATTTAAGAACGAATTAGAAGCTCAAAGTTTTGACCTTAATGGGCTAGGAACTTCTGACCTAATTAAAGCATGGAAGAAGATAGAAGATTTTAAAGGTGCTGGATTAAAGGATGCTTTTGACCTTGCTGATCTGATAAAAGGGCAAATTGCAGGATTTAATAAAGAAAAATTACAAGAAATGTGTACTTTTAGCAAGATTTCCTACGGTAATGTGGACAGAAAATTAAAGCAAGATGAGTACAAAACTAAAAGGCAATTTGAAGAAGAAGGTTATCAAATTATAAAATTTTACGACAATGAACTCATTGAAGACAAATATTGCTCGGATACTGACTATAAATTAGAGCAACAAGATGTCGGTTATGCTTTAATGAGTAGCAATTCATATAATCGAGATGCTGGTTATGTTTTTATTAAAGGTCAGGAAGTAACTATAGCTTACCATGGTACTCGTGATTTAAATGATGTAAAGGAAGATCTTCGTGCATCTTTAGCTAAATTGTCATTTTTACCTGAAGATCATCGTGTACACTCTGGTTTTTACTCTTTATTCAAACGCTCTTGGCCCAGTGTGCATAAGATATTAAAAGGGCATGCTAATGATAAAGGATTAGCAATCAAAGATTTGAAAATTAATGTTACAGGTCATAGCATGGGAGGTGCTCTTGCTAATATCGCTGCTTTATGTCTTAATAAAACAGAAGATGCCGAAGATGTTCATGTTGCAACTTTTGGCTCTCCAAGAGTTTTCTACAATGGTGCCGCTGAAGTTTACAATCAGTGTCTTGGAAATAAGACTATTAGAGTAGCTTGTCAATCAGATCCGGTACCATGTTTGCCACATGGTAATGCTGGTATGCACTATAAACATGTAGGTAAATCATTAAAATTAGAAACAGGTAAAACTCTGGAGTACTTAGAACTGCACTATCATAGAATTAATATCTATTATAACCTTGTTCGGGAAGTAGAGCAGGAAAATTTTAAATCAGATAACAATCCATCTAAGTATCGTCATATTGCTTATATTTTTGGCCTATTTTACCATGCAGTTTTGTCATATGTCGATGTGAATGATAAGGAGTTCTTTAAAAAAGTTGAGGAAGAAAATAAAGACATTAAGCTTTCTGAGATACCAATTCAATATGCTCCAAAATTAGAAGAGAAAATTAAACTACTAGAACAAGAAGTAGCTAAGCCTACTAATGACAAAACTCAATTAGAGGGAAGGTTAAAGAGTATACAACAAAGTTTGGTTGGAAAAACTAAAGAGCTAGATGATGAAAAAGGAAAATTAACACAAGAACAACAGAAGACTAATCAACTCAATGATCAAATAGATAAACTTACTGCAGAATTTAAAGGGACAAAAGATCAGCTTGCAGAAAAGAAAGCAGAGCTGGATGAACAAACTAGAACAGTAACCAAGCTTAATGATACTATAAAGGAACTTAAGGAAACAAATGCTGAATTAGAAAGAAAGAATAGTAATCTGGCTAATCGACTGGAGAAACTTGAGGAAGCAAAAACTAAGCTAGAAGAAAAGGTAGAATTTGCAGAAAAAGAGCTGAGGGATGCTAAAGCTCAATTCAGAGAGAGTGAGAGAGGGCTAAGGGAAGTAAAAGCTCAACTTGAACAGGAAAATAGTAATTTGTCTAGTCAAGCAAGGGAGCTTGAAGGGAAATGTGGGCAAACAGAAGTTCAACTTGTAGAATCAGAGCAAAAACTAGCTGAAGAAACTAGTAAAGTCATGCAACTTAGCAAAGAATCTAATGAAGCAAGAGCTCAGCTTGAAAAGAAGAAAAAAGAGATTGGAAAGCTAAAAGATCAAGTAGATCAAATGACTATACAAAACAATCAATTGGAAGGGCAGCTGGATGATGCAAAGCAAGGTCTAACTGATAAAACTGATGAAGTAACCCGATTAACACAGGTTGCTGATACGCTAAATGGTCGGGTAGCTCAATTGACTACACAAAATGATCA includes the following:
- a CDS encoding replicative DNA helicase, translating into MNELANLIDSREEICKLPHNLEAEQMLIGAMIRDNRICDAVEDIIAADNFYDPLHQSIFTQISKTRKHGIVANELSLKMFFENDKAFAECGGVEYLAKLAAKASIALDIYSLTRIIRDTYLRRCLIKLGQEIVDDSYNYNIENPAQVQIEQAMTKLFNLVVKKQGDKTYIKLASSIKDVVEKISKLKNNPEALGITTGLQDLNQLLGGLQKSDLLIIAARPSMGKTALALNIALNACKILQKRTDKQHYVAFFSLEMSAEQLTARLITIDSGIGYYKALTGRISDFELHEFINASTDLSELPFIIDDTPALSISALRTRIRLLYQLYNVEVVFIDYLQLIRGTTKRSSENRVQEISEVTQGLKAIAKELNIPIVALSQLSRSVEQRDDKKPQLSDLRDSGSIEQDADIVMFLYREEYYELRKQPNEGSNKHREWQEKMEKIRNIAELIIAKQRNGPIGSVKLHFDSNRGAFKDYTERYSL
- a CDS encoding RDD family protein, yielding MLHKIFNRLFSILSSINAIQKVKKDDNGICYVTGLRRYLSVLLDLIIIVLFLQFCGQTLNQLFMSSESSKILGQIAAKYQMQVPLSAEETAMQSKLIKLLVLNQIVQFIMLFSYVAYMWIRFGATPGKLLLGLRVVNAQTFEKLTLKQAIKRFFSFILSTAPLFLGFIWASFDKRCQTWHDKIANTVVVTNKSLKPDKMK
- a CDS encoding lipase family protein, whose protein sequence is MPSITHGQSMDSISDSIVHIGGNEIKECAIEALEPFKNELEAQSFDLNGLGTSDLIKAWKKIEDFKGAGLKDAFDLADLIKGQIAGFNKEKLQEMCTFSKISYGNVDRKLKQDEYKTKRQFEEEGYQIIKFYDNELIEDKYCSDTDYKLEQQDVGYALMSSNSYNRDAGYVFIKGQEVTIAYHGTRDLNDVKEDLRASLAKLSFLPEDHRVHSGFYSLFKRSWPSVHKILKGHANDKGLAIKDLKINVTGHSMGGALANIAALCLNKTEDAEDVHVATFGSPRVFYNGAAEVYNQCLGNKTIRVACQSDPVPCLPHGNAGMHYKHVGKSLKLETGKTLEYLELHYHRINIYYNLVREVEQENFKSDNNPSKYRHIAYIFGLFYHAVLSYVDVNDKEFFKKVEEENKDIKLSEIPIQYAPKLEEKIKLLEQEVAKPTNDKTQLEGRLKSIQQSLVGKTKELDDEKGKLTQEQQKTNQLNDQIDKLTAEFKGTKDQLAEKKAELDEQTRTVTKLNDTIKELKETNAELERKNSNLANRLEKLEEAKTKLEEKVEFAEKELRDAKAQFRESERGLREVKAQLEQENSNLSSQARELEGKCGQTEVQLVESEQKLAEETSKVMQLSKESNEARAQLEKKKKEIGKLKDQVDQMTIQNNQLEGQLDDAKQGLTDKTDEVTRLTQVADTLNGRVAQLTTQNDQLEGQLDDARQSFADQIMQRENENNDLKTKLQEIENKSEVLEKSLQKQFESKNEELSEKFLKARTYSKRQGNYASVSFVLSGAFAVGTSLTMVHLAMCVSLAVAALTFLAVGCYCSYNANTALNNVEVSQIGNDLSHSLV